A single genomic interval of Spinacia oleracea cultivar Varoflay chromosome 6, BTI_SOV_V1, whole genome shotgun sequence harbors:
- the LOC110778637 gene encoding tubulin beta-3 chain-like, translating to MREILHIQAGQCGNQIGAQFWEVVCNEHGIDTTGQYIGDSPLQLERSDVYFNEVRGGRYVPRAVMIDLEPGTMDSLKSSPYGQIFRPDNFVFAQNGAGNNWAKGHYTEGAELIDSVLDVVRKEAENSDSLQGFQLCHSLGGGTGSGMGTLLISKIKEEYPDRMLMTFSVFPSPKVSDTVVEPYNATLSVHQLVENADECMVLDNEALYDICFRTLKLANPRFGDLNHLISATMSGITCCLRFPGQLNSDLRKLAVNLIPFPRLHFFMVGFAPLTSINSQQYTSLSIPELTQQMWDSKNMMCAADPRHGRYLTASAMFRGKMSTKEVDQQMTNVQNKNSSYFVEWIPNNVKSSVCDIPPTGLSMSGTFIGNSTSIQEMFRRVSEQFTVMFRRKAFLHWYTGEGMDEMEFTEAESNMNDLVSEYQQYQEAGVEYEEEYEEEDA from the exons atgagaGAAATCCTCCACATTCAAGCAGGGCAATGTGGTAACCAAATCGGTGCACAGTTTTGGGAGGTTGTATGCAATGAGCATGGTATCGATACCACCGGCCAATATATCGGTGATTCTCCGTTACAACTCGAACGATCCGACGTCTATTTTAATGAAGTTAGAGGTGGTCGATATGTTCCTAGGGCTGTCATGATTGACCTTGAGCCTGGTACCATGGATTCCCTTAAATCTAGTCCTTATGGTCAGATTTTTAGGCCTGATAATTTTGTTTTTGCGCAAAATGGTGCTGGTAATAATTGGGCTAAGGGTCATTATACTGAAGGTGCTGAGTTGATCGATTCTGTCCTTGATGTTGTTCGTAAAGAAGCCGAAAATTCTGATTCTTTGCAAG GATTCCAATTATGCCATTCTTTGGGAGGAGGAACAGGATCAGGAATGGGAACACTTCTAATCTCAAAGATTAAAGAGGAGTACCCAGATCGTATGCTGATGACCTTCTCTGTATTTCCGTCCCCAAAGGTGTCAGACACGGTTGTGGAACCTTACAACGCCACGCTCTCTGTACACCAGCTGGTGGAGAATGCTGATGAGTGTATGGTTCTTGACAATGAAGCCCTCTATGACATTTGCTTCCGCACTCTCAAGCTCGCCAATCCTCGCT TTGGGGACCTGAACCACCTGATCTCAGCAACAATGAGTGGCATAACATGTTGCCTTCGATTCCCTGGTCAGCTAAACTCTGACCTAAGAAAGCTTGCAGTGAACCTGATACCCTTCCCACGGCTCCATTTCTTCATGGTCGGGTTTGCACCTTTAACCTCCATCAACTCCCAGCAGTACACATCCCTGTCCATCCCCGAACTCACTCAACAAATGTGGGATTCCAAGAACATGATGTGTGCAGCAGACCCGCGCCATGGGAGGTACCTCACTGCATCAGCAATGTTCCGAGGTAAGATGAGCACAAAAGAGGTTGACCAACAAATGACAAATGTACAGAACAAGAATTCATCCTACTTTGTAGAGTGGATCCCTAACAACGTGAAGTCGAGTGTTTGTGACATCCCACCAACAGGGTTGTCCATGTCCGGGACCTTTATTGGGAACTCGACTTCTATTCAAGAGATGTTTAGAAGGGTGTCGGAACAGTTTACTGTCATGTTTAGGAGGAAGGCTTTCTTGCATTGGTACACCGGGGAAGGTATGGATGAGATGGAGTTCACTGAGGCTGAGAGTAATATGAATGATTTGGTGTCTGAATATCAGCAGTATCAGGAAGCTGGTGTGGAGTATGAGGAGGAATATGAAGAAGAGGATGCTTGA
- the LOC110778628 gene encoding serine/threonine-protein kinase BSK7, whose protein sequence is MGCNCSRLSECCWDPGHNGEKQEPDQANEQKGEPDGLPAFREFSIEQLKTATSGFAVENIVSEHGEKAPNIVYKGKLENQNRIAVKRFNRSAWPDARQFLEEAKAVGQLRSNRLASLLGCCCEGDERLLVAEFMPNETLAKHLFHWEAQPMKWPMRLRVAFYLSQALEYCTIKGRALYHDLNAYRVLFDEEGDPRLSCFGLMKNSRDGKSYSTNLAFTPPEYLRNGRVTPESLIYSFGTLLLDLLSGKHIPPSHALDLIRDRNIQTLMDSCLEGQFSNDDGTELVRLASRCLQYEPRERPNPKSLVAALIPLQKETEVPSHVLMGIPHGAADLTLSPLGEACSRKDLTAIHEILEGIGYKDDEGAATELSFQMWTSQMQDTLTSKKKGDVAFRQKDFKIAIECYSQFIDVGTMLSPTIFARRSLCYLMNDMPQEALEDASQAQVISPVWHIASYLQAAALFALERENEAQLALKEGSSLEIKRGSTG, encoded by the exons ATGGGCTGTAACTGCTCACGCCTATCGGAGTGTTGCTGGGATCCAGGGCATAATGGAGAGAAACAAGAACCTGATCAAG CGAATGAGCAGAAGGGTGAGCCTGATGGTTTGCCAGCATTTCGCGAATTCAGCATTGAACAACTTAAGACGGCGACATCTGGCTTTGCTGTTGAGAATATAGTTTCGGAACATGGAGAGAAGGCACCCAATATTGTATACAAAGGAAAGCTGGAGAACCAAAATCGGATTGCTGTAAAACGTTTCAACAGGTCTGCTTGGCCTGACGCTCGTCAGTTCTTG GAAGAAGCAAAAGCAGTTGGACAGCTGAGAAGCAACAGATTGGCCAGTTTGCTGGGTTGTTGCTGTGAAGGTGACGAGAGATTACTTGTTGCAGAATTCATGCCGAATGAAACCCTTGCAAAACATCTATTCCATT GGGAAGCACAGCCTATGAAATGGCCGATGCGGTTAAGAGTGGCATTTTATCTTTCACAGGCCTTAGAGTACTGTACCATTAAGGGACGTGCTCTTTATCATGATCTCAACGCGTATAGAGTTTTGTTTGACGAG GAAGGTGATCCTAGACTTTCCTGCTTTGGTTTGATGAAAAATAGTAGAGATGGGAAAAGCTACAGTACAAATTTGGCCTTCACTCCACCCGAGTATTTGAGGAATG GTAGGGTGACCCCAGAGAGCTTGATATATAGTTTTGGAACCCTTTTGCTTGATCTGTTAAGCGGAAAGCACATCCCTCCAAGCCAT GCTCTTGACTTGATTCGTGACAGAAACATTCAAACGTTGATGGATTCTTGCTTGGAAGGCCAGTTTTCGAATGATGATGGGACTGAGCTAGTACGTTTAGCTTCTAGGTGTTTGCAATATGAGCCACGTGAGCGACCAAATCCAAAGTCACTGGTTGCTGCCTTGATTCCTCTTCAGAAGGAAACCGAG GTTCCATCTCATGTGTTAATGGGCATACCTCACGGTGCAGCAGATTTAACTCTCTCCCCTCTCGGGGAAGCTTGCTCAAGAAAAGATTTGACTGCCATACATGAAATATTAGAAGGTATAGGGTATAAAGATGATGAGGGAGCTGCTACTGAG CTTTCTTTTCAGATGTGGACCAGTCAAATGCAGGATACGCTGACGTCTAAGAAAAAGGGTGATGTTGCCTTTAGGCAAAAGGACTTCAAGATAGCAATAGAATGCTACAGCCAA TTCATTGATGTTGGAACCATGCTGTCACCAACAATTTTTGCACGCCGTAGTCTGTGTTATCTCATGAATGACATGCCACAAGAAGCACTAGAAGATGCATCACAAGCACAAGTTATATCTCCAGTATGGCATATCGCTTCTTATTTACAGGCTGCTGCTTTATTTGCTCTTGAAAGAGAGAATGAAGCACAGCTTGCTCTGAAAGAAGGATCATCCCTTGAAATTAAACGAGGTAGTACCGGATAG